The Lycium barbarum isolate Lr01 chromosome 10, ASM1917538v2, whole genome shotgun sequence genome includes a region encoding these proteins:
- the LOC132615964 gene encoding uncharacterized protein LOC132615964 — MRVNVAPSSSTNSQAVFPVNRSSNIAILLPNPFILHCKKTKGSIFSRRKVRAITTGSRIVGAHVDMKEAEKKRGGEVRIVSIVGEASVSPLKSAPWLDVMLHTVYTDE, encoded by the exons ATGAGAGTAAACGTAGCACCATCCTCCTCCACCAATTCCCAGGCAGTTTTTCCGGTTAACCGGAGTTCCAACATCGCCATACTTCTTCCAAATCCTTTTATTCTACACTGCAAGAAAACTAAAGGGTCCATATTTTCTCGCAGGAAAGTCAGAGCTATTACTACAGGTAGCAGAATTGTAGGTGCTCATGTGGACATGAAGGAAGCAGAGAAAAAGAGAGGTGGTGAAGTGAGAATAGTGAGTATTGTTGGAGAAGCTAGTGTTAGTCCTCTTAAGTCTGCTCCTTGGCTTGATGTTATGCTTCACACT gtgtatacagatgagtag